In Edaphobacter paludis, a single window of DNA contains:
- a CDS encoding UbiX family flavin prenyltransferase, with the protein MPNARNITLAVTGASGSIYAAEILRALAADIRVAKVNFVVSDSALRVFAEEMQLSGRNGLTEKLLGAPSAKVQQHPETDIGANIASGSYPTDAMIILPCSMGTLAAVANGLAANLIQRAADVCLKERRPLLLCVRETPLNRIHLRNMQLASDAGAVIFPVIPTLYNHPQNTTEMARQFINRVLSHIGLPQPDAYQWRPD; encoded by the coding sequence GTGCCTAACGCCCGCAACATCACGCTAGCCGTTACCGGAGCCAGCGGCTCCATTTACGCCGCCGAGATCCTGCGTGCGCTCGCCGCTGATATCCGCGTGGCCAAGGTCAACTTCGTCGTCTCAGACAGCGCTCTCCGTGTCTTCGCCGAAGAGATGCAGCTCAGCGGCCGCAATGGCCTCACGGAAAAACTCCTCGGCGCACCCTCAGCCAAAGTCCAGCAGCATCCCGAAACCGACATCGGCGCCAACATCGCCAGCGGCAGCTATCCCACCGACGCCATGATCATCCTTCCCTGCTCCATGGGAACCCTCGCCGCCGTCGCCAATGGCCTCGCCGCAAACCTGATCCAGCGCGCCGCCGACGTTTGCCTCAAAGAGCGCCGCCCGCTGCTGCTGTGCGTCCGCGAAACTCCGCTCAACCGCATTCATCTTCGCAACATGCAGCTCGCATCCGACGCCGGAGCGGTTATCTTCCCCGTCATTCCCACGCTCTACAACCACCCGCAGAACACCACCGAGATGGCTCGCCAGTTCATCAACCGAGTCCTCAGCCACATCGGTCTCCCCCAGCCAGATGCCTATCAATGGCGACCTGACTGA